In bacterium, the DNA window CGCCGCAGCTCGAGACCCACGAGACGCCCCTTCTCGGCGATGATTTTCGAGGGGGCGCAGAGGTAGACCACCTCGATCCCCTCCTCCAGGCCGGCCTGGACCTCCAGCTCGTCGGCGGGAATCTCGAAGTGGGTCCGGTTGTAGAAGATGGTGACCTGGAGGGCGCCGAGGCGCCGGGCGGTACGGGCGGCGTCCAGGGCGGTGTTGGTGCCGCCGATGATGCCCACCCGCTTGCCGACGGTGGTCCGGCCCCCGACGTTGACCTCGTGGAGGAAATCTATGGCGTCCTGGACGCCCTCCACCTCCTCGCCGGGCAGGCCCAGCGGGATGCCGGTATGGGCGCCGGTGGCGATGAAGACGGCCTTGTGATCCCGGCGCAGGTCCTCGAAGGGGACGTCCTTACCAATTTTCACGCCTGTCTTTATCTCCACGCCGATCCGGCGGACCCGCTCGACCTCCCGGGCGATGAGCTCGCGGGGGAGGCGGTAGGCCGGGATACCGGCGTAGAGCATCCCTCCGGCGACGTCGCCGGACTCGAAGACGGTGACGCGGTAGCCGAGGCGGGCCAGGTCCCAGGCACAGCTCAACCCGGCAGGTCCGGCCCCGATGACGGCGACCTTGTCGAGATTGCCCGCCCCCTTGGGCGGCGAGTAATCCCGGCCGTGCTTCTCCAGGACGAACCGCTTGAGGGCCCGGATGGAGATGGGGTCGGCCACGTTCCCCGTGGTGCAGCGGAACTCGCAGGGGTGCGGGCAGATGCGGCACAGGATGCCGGGGAAGGGCGTGGCCTGAAAGATGATGTCCAGGGCCTTGTCGAACTTGCCCAGGGCGATGTAGGCGATGTAGCTCGGGGCGTCCATGCCCACCGGGCAGGTGTGGTGGCAGGGGGCCGAAACGATCCTCCTGCACACCGCCCCGGGGCACTTTTTGTACCTGATGTGGGACTCGTAGTCCTCGCGGTAGTAGTGCAGAGTCGTCAGG includes these proteins:
- a CDS encoding FAD-dependent oxidoreductase; the encoded protein is LTTLHYYREDYESHIRYKKCPGAVCRRIVSAPCHHTCPVGMDAPSYIAYIALGKFDKALDIIFQATPFPGILCRICPHPCEFRCTTGNVADPISIRALKRFVLEKHGRDYSPPKGAGNLDKVAVIGAGPAGLSCAWDLARLGYRVTVFESGDVAGGMLYAGIPAYRLPRELIAREVERVRRIGVEIKTGVKIGKDVPFEDLRRDHKAVFIATGAHTGIPLGLPGEEVEGVQDAIDFLHEVNVGGRTTVGKRVGIIGGTNTALDAARTARRLGALQVTIFYNRTHFEIPADELEVQAGLEEGIEVVYLCAPSKIIAEKGRLVGLELRRVEMRGVDPTGWREPVVLEGTEFTVELDSLFPAINQKPDLAFLPADGFKLTRKGTLEVNPGTMMTDSPGVFAGGDVVAGPYFATDAMGHGKLAAKYMDRYLRGGDMTPEYTLTKPVVKVEPYEMTPEEVETIVSRPETPLQGVAERIKNFESVELVLDETAAVNEAKRCLRCDWRWEHEAEEESR